A stretch of [Clostridium] innocuum DNA encodes these proteins:
- a CDS encoding sigma 54-interacting transcriptional regulator, producing the protein MRDKILAIIRRNCEQQMFEANTAIIISEQIHISRNETASLLHALTTQKKVIKIGARPSFFLDREFMEQEYGMQIPNNSYKSVEFLMSQCRDEPQDFEKLIGHDGSLSELIKQCRATIAYPPDGLPLMLYGPTGTGKSLIARLAYEYAGNNGLLSEHGKFMAVNCSEYANNPELLTANLFGYVKGAFTGADQNKAGLIELANGGVLFLDEVHNLKAECQEKLFQFMDRSIYHKVGDNETWYTSKVRLILATTEPPEEVLLKTLQRRIPMTITVPTLKQRGVQEKVQLLYAMFKEEEQRLRKTIHISTKVYNILLSHDFTGNIGGLKSCVQSCCINSLFQDDDNQIMRIQLSSLPEQILNGITEKSSVYTTTTEFINLHDLQNFIHTDKEIIRLNEELLKHFQAFENHTANEESYIRRCRQAVWKYFDTVLLTEALKQEKDFYQSGIQHIFGIVSGQYKLTISNNDVLSVCSYLNAYTKDYHSFRNWSAKHKDKTELFLDCLKTRFPREYSIASEIGKYLNSYLDIDIMPMATIIFILYFKSLFAEEDNQKRCGVILAHGFSTASGIADAVNKSLGNYVFDAIDMPLNVDMSSILEQLNTYLKKLGETEELFLLVDMGSLEEIYKGLHLNNVNIGIINNISTRAALEIGSGILQSRSMEDIFRDVVSGNITSYHIERNRQKKHAILCSCASGMGTAEKLKQTIEDSLPLSTEISVLAYDYNELVEKGMNCTLFDNYHILCVIGTLNPNIDQLYFIPIEDLIINDTIDGFDHCIEDAMSKEQLTLFKKNILKNFSLSNIMNSLTILNPNKLLEHVADAIDRLQTILNISLANNTCFGLYVHMSCLIERLVMNKGIELYPDMLAFEKEHTVFIQQVETAFTAVEAFYGVQIPVAEIGYVYDYVKNDLNYKKYYT; encoded by the coding sequence ATGAGAGATAAAATACTAGCAATAATCCGTAGAAACTGTGAGCAGCAGATGTTTGAAGCCAATACAGCCATTATCATCAGTGAACAGATTCATATAAGTCGAAATGAAACTGCATCCTTGCTTCATGCTTTAACAACACAAAAGAAAGTGATAAAAATCGGAGCACGTCCATCGTTTTTCCTTGACAGAGAATTTATGGAGCAGGAATACGGTATGCAGATTCCAAACAACAGCTATAAATCTGTCGAATTTCTAATGTCCCAATGCAGAGATGAACCACAGGATTTTGAAAAACTCATAGGACACGACGGAAGTTTGTCTGAACTGATCAAGCAATGCAGAGCTACCATTGCGTATCCACCTGATGGGCTTCCTCTTATGCTCTACGGCCCCACAGGAACAGGTAAAAGTCTGATTGCCCGTCTGGCATACGAATATGCGGGAAATAACGGACTCCTTTCGGAGCATGGAAAATTCATGGCAGTGAATTGCAGTGAATATGCGAACAATCCCGAACTGCTGACTGCAAATCTGTTTGGCTATGTGAAAGGAGCCTTTACCGGCGCTGACCAGAACAAGGCCGGACTCATCGAGCTGGCAAATGGCGGAGTATTGTTTCTTGACGAGGTTCACAATTTAAAAGCAGAATGTCAGGAGAAGCTGTTTCAGTTTATGGATCGTTCCATCTATCACAAGGTAGGAGATAATGAAACCTGGTATACGTCAAAGGTACGTCTTATACTTGCAACAACAGAGCCTCCGGAAGAGGTCTTATTAAAAACACTGCAGCGCAGAATCCCTATGACGATTACCGTTCCCACATTAAAGCAGCGCGGTGTACAGGAGAAGGTACAGCTTCTATATGCTATGTTCAAGGAAGAGGAACAGCGCCTTCGCAAAACGATTCACATCAGCACCAAGGTATATAATATCCTGCTTTCCCATGATTTTACCGGTAATATCGGAGGCTTAAAAAGCTGTGTGCAATCCTGTTGCATCAATTCCCTTTTTCAAGATGATGACAATCAGATAATGCGCATTCAGCTCAGCAGTTTGCCGGAACAGATACTGAACGGCATAACGGAAAAAAGCTCCGTTTATACAACAACAACCGAATTCATCAATCTGCATGATCTGCAGAATTTCATTCATACGGATAAGGAAATCATACGGCTTAATGAAGAGCTTCTAAAGCATTTTCAGGCATTTGAAAACCATACAGCGAATGAGGAAAGCTATATCAGAAGATGCAGGCAGGCTGTGTGGAAATATTTTGACACTGTGCTTCTTACAGAAGCACTGAAGCAGGAAAAGGATTTCTATCAAAGCGGTATTCAGCATATCTTCGGAATCGTCAGCGGTCAGTATAAGCTCACCATCAGTAATAACGATGTACTGTCTGTATGCAGCTACCTCAATGCCTATACAAAGGATTACCACAGCTTTCGAAACTGGTCAGCCAAACATAAAGATAAGACGGAGCTGTTTCTGGACTGTCTGAAAACCCGGTTTCCCAGAGAATACAGCATTGCCTCAGAAATAGGAAAATACCTAAACTCTTATCTGGATATCGATATCATGCCAATGGCAACGATTATCTTCATTCTCTATTTTAAAAGTCTGTTCGCAGAGGAGGACAACCAAAAGCGATGCGGTGTGATACTCGCCCATGGCTTTTCCACCGCAAGCGGTATTGCCGATGCGGTAAATAAGTCTTTGGGAAACTATGTTTTTGATGCGATCGACATGCCTTTGAATGTTGACATGAGCTCCATATTGGAACAGCTGAATACCTATCTGAAAAAGCTGGGGGAAACTGAAGAGCTGTTTCTTCTTGTGGACATGGGAAGTCTGGAGGAAATATATAAAGGACTTCACCTAAACAATGTCAATATTGGGATCATAAACAATATCAGTACACGGGCAGCGCTTGAAATAGGAAGCGGTATTTTGCAAAGCCGAAGCATGGAGGATATCTTCCGTGATGTTGTTTCTGGTAATATTACCAGTTATCACATCGAACGAAACCGACAGAAAAAACATGCCATCCTGTGCAGCTGTGCAAGCGGTATGGGAACTGCAGAAAAGCTAAAACAGACGATTGAAGATTCTTTGCCTCTGTCCACAGAAATCAGTGTACTGGCTTATGACTATAATGAGCTTGTTGAAAAGGGAATGAACTGCACACTGTTTGATAATTATCATATACTCTGTGTGATTGGGACATTAAATCCAAACATTGACCAATTGTATTTTATTCCGATTGAGGATTTAATTATCAACGATACGATTGACGGATTTGATCATTGCATAGAGGATGCAATGTCGAAGGAACAGCTGACTCTGTTCAAGAAGAATATATTAAAGAATTTCTCGCTTTCCAACATCATGAACAGTCTTACCATATTGAATCCGAATAAATTGCTGGAGCATGTTGCCGATGCTATAGACCGTTTACAGACAATCCTTAATATTTCCCTTGCCAACAACACCTGTTTCGGGCTGTATGTTCACATGAGCTGTCTGATCGAACGGCTTGTCATGAACAAGGGAATCGAACTGTATCCGGATATGCTTGCCTTTGAAAAAGAGCATACTGTATTCATACAGCAGGTAGAAACAGCCTTCACAGCAGTAGAAGCCTTTTACGGTGTGCAGATTCCCGTTGCTGAAATCGGCTATGTGTATGATTATGTAAAAAATGATCTGAATTATAAAAAATATTATACCTAA
- a CDS encoding PTS sugar transporter subunit IIA — MHKKKGDNSLRKITIASHGEFAKGLKHSISLIVGKLADDIHTFCLYPSQSPMDFKEQIEQEIKQHPEHEYVFLCDIKGGSVHTVCSQLCAYENVKVFSGTNMNLVLDLLLSCPDTIETENREILLENAREGITLMTRDDLVEKKDEEF, encoded by the coding sequence ATGCACAAAAAGAAAGGAGATAACAGCTTGAGAAAAATAACCATAGCTTCCCATGGAGAATTTGCGAAGGGACTGAAGCATTCCATTTCCTTGATCGTTGGAAAGCTTGCGGATGATATCCATACATTCTGTCTTTATCCTTCTCAAAGTCCTATGGATTTTAAGGAACAAATCGAACAGGAAATCAAGCAGCATCCGGAGCATGAATACGTCTTCCTCTGTGACATCAAAGGAGGAAGTGTTCATACGGTATGTTCACAGCTGTGTGCATATGAAAACGTTAAGGTATTCAGCGGCACCAATATGAACCTGGTTCTGGACCTGCTATTGTCCTGTCCCGATACGATTGAAACAGAAAATCGTGAGATTCTGCTTGAAAATGCAAGAGAGGGAATAACACTTATGACCAGAGATGATCTGGTAGAAAAAAAGGACGAGGAGTTCTGA
- a CDS encoding PTS sugar transporter subunit IIB, protein MIKCLRVDHRLLHGQVAFSWTTALGADCILIANDDVMNDAMRKTTIKLAKPSGVKLVIKTLADAIEALNSGVTDKYKLFIVVESIEDAYQIATQCPAVKAVNLGGTKAREGTRSISRAVNVNPVEEKRIQELLDAGIEVEIRMIPVDKSIDARSALHEGGSKK, encoded by the coding sequence ATGATTAAGTGTTTACGAGTGGATCACAGATTATTACACGGCCAGGTGGCATTTTCCTGGACAACAGCACTGGGGGCTGACTGCATTCTCATTGCAAATGATGATGTCATGAATGATGCGATGCGCAAAACGACAATCAAGCTTGCCAAGCCAAGCGGTGTCAAGCTGGTAATCAAAACACTTGCGGATGCCATTGAAGCATTAAACAGCGGTGTTACAGACAAGTATAAGCTGTTTATTGTTGTAGAATCCATAGAAGATGCTTATCAGATTGCGACGCAGTGTCCTGCTGTAAAAGCGGTAAATCTGGGAGGAACAAAGGCCAGAGAAGGCACACGCAGCATTTCCAGAGCGGTCAATGTGAATCCGGTGGAGGAAAAAAGGATTCAGGAATTACTGGATGCCGGAATCGAAGTGGAAATCCGAATGATTCCAGTGGATAAGTCCATTGATGCCCGCAGCGCACTGCATGAAGGAGGAAGTAAAAAATGA